From the Cohaesibacter sp. ES.047 genome, one window contains:
- a CDS encoding sugar ABC transporter substrate-binding protein: MKKLVTSFALATLLASGGAQAEDISACLITKTDTNPFFVKMREGASAKAKELGIELNSYAGKIDGDHETQVAAIETCIANGAKGILLTASDTGSIVPAVQQARDAGILVIALDTPLDPIDAADMTFATDNFLAGELIGKWAAKSLGDDAANAKIAMLDLGVSQPTVGVLRDQGFLKGFGIDLVDPNKWGDETDERIVGNDVTAGNEEGGRKAMENLLAKDPMINVVYTINEPAAAGAYEALKAIGRENDVLVVSVDGGCPGVANVKDNIIGATSQQYPLLMASKGIEAIAAWAKDGTKPEATEGKNFFDTGVSLVTDKPVDGVESIDSDEGAKLCWG, encoded by the coding sequence ATGAAGAAACTTGTCACCAGCTTTGCGCTTGCAACTCTACTTGCGAGCGGCGGAGCTCAGGCGGAAGACATCAGCGCCTGCCTGATCACCAAAACCGACACCAATCCCTTTTTCGTGAAAATGCGTGAAGGCGCGAGCGCCAAGGCCAAGGAATTGGGCATCGAGCTCAACAGCTATGCGGGCAAGATTGATGGAGACCATGAGACACAGGTCGCTGCAATCGAAACCTGCATAGCCAACGGCGCAAAAGGAATTCTTCTGACGGCTTCAGACACTGGCTCGATTGTTCCCGCTGTGCAGCAGGCCCGCGATGCGGGGATCCTTGTCATCGCCCTTGATACGCCGCTTGATCCGATTGATGCCGCTGACATGACCTTTGCAACGGACAACTTCCTTGCGGGCGAATTGATCGGCAAGTGGGCTGCCAAAAGCCTCGGTGACGATGCGGCCAATGCCAAGATCGCAATGCTTGATCTGGGTGTCAGCCAACCAACCGTCGGCGTGCTGCGCGATCAGGGTTTCCTCAAGGGTTTTGGCATCGATCTGGTTGATCCCAACAAATGGGGTGATGAAACCGATGAACGTATCGTCGGAAATGATGTGACTGCTGGCAACGAGGAAGGTGGTCGCAAGGCGATGGAAAACCTTCTTGCCAAGGATCCCATGATCAATGTGGTCTACACCATCAACGAGCCTGCTGCTGCGGGTGCCTATGAGGCGCTGAAAGCGATCGGTCGCGAAAATGACGTTCTGGTCGTTTCCGTTGACGGCGGTTGCCCGGGCGTTGCCAACGTCAAGGACAACATCATTGGAGCGACGTCCCAGCAGTATCCGCTGCTGATGGCCTCAAAAGGGATCGAAGCCATTGCAGCCTGGGCCAAGGATGGCACCAAGCCGGAGGCAACCGAGGGCAAGAACTTCTTTGACACCGGCGTTTCGCTCGTCACCGACAAACCGGTGGACGGCGTTGAAAGCATCGATTCCGACGAGGGTGCAAAACTCTGTTGGGGTTAA
- a CDS encoding DUF2218 domain-containing protein — protein sequence MQSIATVKTLKAERYLVQLCEHFCRKVPAESEGGVGWVDLPIGRLDLKASDQGLTLTLAGDDSDKLTQLEEITQRHLERFAFREDLTIVWHRKKT from the coding sequence ATGCAATCGATAGCCACCGTTAAAACACTCAAGGCCGAGCGCTACTTGGTTCAATTGTGCGAGCATTTCTGTCGCAAAGTTCCCGCTGAATCTGAAGGGGGTGTCGGGTGGGTGGACTTGCCGATAGGGAGATTGGATCTGAAAGCCTCGGATCAAGGCCTGACGTTGACGCTGGCTGGCGACGATAGCGACAAGCTCACCCAGCTTGAAGAAATCACACAACGGCATCTGGAGCGATTTGCTTTTCGTGAAGACCTTACGATCGTTTGGCACCGCAAGAAAACCTGA
- a CDS encoding ABC transporter permease, whose protein sequence is MSQKHNYEAAASGATSGVASFKPSNKGPAERFHHALHSTPALVPLIVLVTSIAIFGVLLGSKFFSPFALTLILQQVQIVGIVAAAQSLVILTAGIDLSVGAIAVISSVVMGQFAFRYGLPTEISILCGLMFGTGIGAVNGWLVAVMKLPPFIVSLGMWQIVLAANFLYSANETIRSQVIAEEAPLLQFLGEKINIGGAIFTYGVIFLLLLVALLAYVLRHTAWGRHVYAVGDDPEAAELSGVNVKKTLISVYALGGLICAFAGWALIGRIGSVSPTSGQLLNIESITAVVIGGISLFGGRGSILGTFFGALIVGVFTLGLRLLGADAQWTYLLIGALIIAAVAVDQWIRKVAG, encoded by the coding sequence TTGTCCCAAAAGCATAATTACGAAGCCGCCGCCTCTGGCGCGACGTCGGGCGTCGCTTCGTTCAAACCCAGCAATAAGGGCCCGGCGGAACGATTCCATCATGCCCTCCATTCCACTCCGGCCCTTGTGCCGCTGATTGTCCTTGTAACGTCCATTGCCATTTTTGGGGTGCTGCTCGGCAGCAAATTCTTCTCGCCCTTCGCCCTGACGCTCATCCTTCAGCAGGTTCAGATTGTCGGTATCGTCGCCGCTGCTCAGAGTCTGGTGATCCTGACGGCTGGGATTGACCTCAGTGTCGGCGCGATTGCCGTGATCTCGTCGGTGGTGATGGGCCAGTTTGCTTTTCGTTATGGCCTGCCTACCGAAATTTCTATTCTGTGCGGGCTAATGTTCGGCACCGGGATCGGTGCTGTAAACGGCTGGTTGGTCGCGGTGATGAAACTGCCGCCTTTCATCGTGTCTCTGGGCATGTGGCAAATCGTGCTCGCTGCAAACTTTCTCTATTCCGCCAATGAAACCATTCGCAGTCAGGTCATTGCAGAAGAAGCGCCCTTGCTCCAGTTTCTCGGTGAAAAGATCAATATCGGTGGGGCCATTTTCACCTATGGCGTGATCTTCTTGCTTCTTCTGGTCGCGTTGCTGGCCTATGTCCTGCGGCACACGGCTTGGGGACGCCATGTTTATGCGGTTGGCGATGATCCAGAAGCTGCCGAATTATCCGGCGTCAATGTCAAGAAGACCCTGATTTCCGTTTATGCTTTGGGCGGTCTCATTTGCGCTTTTGCCGGCTGGGCCCTGATCGGCAGGATCGGGTCAGTCTCCCCAACCTCGGGCCAGTTGCTCAACATTGAAAGCATTACCGCCGTGGTGATCGGCGGCATCTCGTTGTTCGGTGGCAGAGGCTCCATTCTGGGAACCTTCTTCGGAGCGCTCATTGTTGGTGTCTTTACGCTCGGGCTGCGCCTCTTGGGGGCAGACGCCCAATGGACCTACCTGCTGATCGGAGCCCTCATCATTGCGGCGGTTGCCGTGGACCAGTGGATCAGAAAGGTGGCGGGATGA
- a CDS encoding LysR family transcriptional regulator, which produces MTDVGKLFHKRVRSGMLRLEEAVLKHGSPQVQSNPHLYRQISDSQLTALHAVLEMNSFKAAAESLNKTTSTVHRNFRSLEVLLEQKLADTRPNQIRANAEGEAFYALSKLALREFRQAQSDVEAWKGNFDEAFTVGALPLVQSSILPRALLAFAQEFPQVTVSVVDGTYASMVRQMQRGEIDYVIGALRQSLMSDSIEQFPLFDDALIIVARIGHPLSKLKQITLRDLAAYPWVMPRTASPSRAYFDRFYQSLNRPSHLQCPIETGSFGVLRCILQESDRLGIISAQQATYELQRSILVKLDFPLENSTRAIGVANRSGWFPSPPQSRFLELLGQRQ; this is translated from the coding sequence ATGACGGATGTTGGCAAGCTGTTTCATAAACGCGTGCGCAGCGGCATGCTCCGGCTTGAGGAAGCTGTTTTGAAACATGGCAGCCCGCAGGTACAGAGCAACCCCCACCTCTACCGACAGATCTCGGACAGTCAGCTCACCGCGCTGCATGCTGTGCTTGAGATGAACAGTTTCAAAGCAGCAGCCGAAAGCCTCAACAAGACCACCTCAACAGTGCATCGCAATTTTCGCAGTCTGGAAGTCTTGCTGGAACAGAAATTGGCTGACACCCGACCCAATCAAATTCGCGCAAATGCAGAAGGCGAGGCTTTCTACGCGCTAAGCAAACTCGCTTTGCGAGAGTTTCGGCAAGCCCAGTCTGATGTTGAAGCTTGGAAAGGGAATTTTGACGAGGCGTTCACAGTCGGCGCTTTGCCACTTGTCCAGTCGTCCATCTTGCCCAGAGCGCTTTTGGCTTTTGCGCAGGAGTTTCCGCAAGTCACCGTTTCCGTTGTTGACGGCACCTATGCCAGTATGGTTCGGCAGATGCAAAGGGGTGAGATCGACTATGTCATAGGCGCGTTGAGGCAAAGCTTAATGTCCGATTCAATCGAGCAGTTTCCCCTGTTTGACGATGCACTCATCATCGTTGCCCGCATTGGGCATCCTCTTAGCAAGCTAAAGCAAATTACATTAAGGGATCTGGCGGCTTATCCGTGGGTTATGCCACGCACTGCATCTCCCTCCCGTGCCTATTTCGATCGCTTTTACCAAAGTCTCAACCGACCAAGTCATCTACAATGCCCTATTGAAACGGGGTCATTCGGTGTTCTGCGCTGCATTCTTCAAGAGAGCGACAGACTTGGCATTATTTCTGCGCAGCAAGCCACCTATGAACTGCAACGAAGCATTCTCGTCAAACTGGATTTTCCTCTTGAAAACAGCACGCGCGCCATTGGGGTCGCCAACCGGTCAGGTTGGTTTCCCAGTCCCCCCCAATCGCGATTTCTCGAATTGCTGGGTCAACGGCAATGA
- a CDS encoding ATP-binding cassette domain-containing protein yields MTDPILKARGLSKRYGRVTALDDCDFDLMPGEILAVIGDNGAGKSSLIKAVSGAVVPDSGTVTLEGQEVNFTSPIQAREAGIETVYQTLAMSPALSIADNMFMGRELRKPGFRGTWLRQLDRSRMEEIAREKLSELGLMTIQNINQAVETLSGGQRQGVAVARAAAFGSKVIILDEPTAALGVKESRRVLELILDVKARGIPIILISHNMPHVFEVADRIHVHRLGKRLCVIDPKDYTMSDAVAFMTGAMDAPAEVA; encoded by the coding sequence ATGACGGACCCTATTCTCAAGGCGCGTGGCCTTAGCAAACGCTACGGACGCGTAACCGCGCTCGATGATTGCGATTTCGATCTGATGCCCGGTGAAATTCTCGCCGTCATCGGCGACAACGGCGCGGGCAAGAGCTCGCTCATCAAAGCGGTGTCCGGCGCCGTGGTTCCGGATTCGGGCACGGTCACTCTGGAAGGGCAGGAGGTGAATTTCACATCCCCCATTCAGGCAAGAGAGGCTGGCATCGAAACGGTCTATCAGACCCTCGCAATGTCTCCGGCGCTGTCCATTGCGGATAACATGTTCATGGGGCGGGAGCTGCGCAAACCGGGGTTTCGCGGCACCTGGCTCCGGCAGCTTGATCGATCGCGGATGGAAGAAATTGCCCGCGAGAAGCTCAGCGAGCTGGGGCTGATGACCATTCAGAACATCAATCAGGCGGTTGAGACCCTGTCCGGCGGTCAGCGACAGGGGGTGGCGGTGGCGCGTGCCGCGGCCTTTGGCTCAAAGGTCATCATCCTTGATGAGCCAACCGCTGCGCTCGGGGTCAAGGAGAGCCGCCGGGTGCTGGAGTTGATCCTTGACGTCAAGGCACGCGGCATTCCGATCATATTGATCAGCCACAACATGCCGCATGTCTTCGAGGTTGCCGACCGCATTCATGTCCATCGGTTGGGCAAGCGGCTTTGTGTCATCGATCCCAAGGACTATACGATGTCCGACGCGGTGGCCTTCATGACCGGGGCCATGGATGCCCCGGCCGAAGTCGCATGA
- a CDS encoding LysR family transcriptional regulator yields the protein MIDQIRSMAIFAKVAEAGSFRGAARLLGLSPSVVSQHISNLETRLGLPLIYRSTRNFSLTPDGEKLLSSAQKMVAAAEEGLDVFSDIASEPVGVIRMSLPRILNNAVIVGLLTRFADLYPGIALRIMFTDEKSNMVRDGLDLVLRVGSLEDSSLKARKLGEIPLFLVASPDYVAKQKLLTHAKDLEEWKFIRHEYIKDEVELFHPKEGKVVILGKDQISVDSSSAIVGFALAGAGVTMVLDFSVKQALEDGRLVKLLPEWKLKAPGIYAVYPANSSRNSLARKLVDYLIQNLPNPQGARRRHASVD from the coding sequence ATGATTGATCAGATTCGCTCCATGGCCATTTTCGCCAAAGTTGCCGAAGCCGGTTCTTTCCGTGGAGCGGCGCGCTTGCTCGGCTTGTCCCCTTCCGTGGTCAGCCAGCATATTTCCAATCTCGAGACGCGCCTTGGCTTGCCCTTGATCTACAGGTCGACGAGAAACTTCTCGCTCACTCCCGACGGGGAAAAATTGCTGAGCTCAGCGCAAAAAATGGTGGCCGCTGCCGAAGAAGGGCTTGATGTCTTTTCCGATATTGCCAGCGAACCGGTCGGTGTGATCCGCATGTCCTTGCCACGCATCCTGAATAACGCGGTTATCGTGGGACTTCTGACCCGTTTCGCCGATCTCTACCCCGGCATCGCTCTGCGCATCATGTTTACGGATGAAAAAAGCAACATGGTCAGGGATGGGCTGGATTTGGTGCTGCGCGTCGGATCGCTCGAAGACAGCAGCCTTAAAGCCCGCAAACTTGGTGAAATTCCCCTTTTTTTGGTCGCAAGCCCCGACTATGTCGCGAAGCAGAAATTGCTGACCCATGCCAAAGATCTGGAGGAATGGAAATTCATTCGCCACGAATATATCAAGGATGAAGTCGAACTGTTTCACCCAAAGGAAGGCAAAGTTGTCATCTTGGGTAAAGATCAGATTTCCGTTGATAGCAGCAGCGCCATTGTTGGCTTCGCGCTGGCTGGCGCAGGCGTGACGATGGTTTTGGATTTCTCGGTAAAGCAAGCCCTCGAAGATGGACGGTTGGTCAAACTGCTGCCTGAATGGAAATTGAAGGCACCGGGAATCTATGCCGTTTACCCAGCCAATTCCTCACGCAACAGCCTGGCGCGCAAACTGGTCGACTATTTGATCCAAAATTTACCGAACCCGCAGGGTGCACGTCGAAGACATGCTTCAGTCGATTGA
- a CDS encoding LacI family DNA-binding transcriptional regulator — translation MRCTISDVAKALGLSKSTVSRALNGYPDISEATRDKVRQTSEHMGYKPMVQAQAIRTGLVRSLGVIFNSEGSYGYRTYLTELIDGISRRAYDHHWTVTVTTAPDMQGTLEMMERLCEEKVVDGFILPRTKAKDPRVKYLQHAKVPFTMYGRVEDTQGCSWFDIDGERAMHEAVKTLAALGHTRIGFINGLSSYMYARLRLEGYKAGLEEAGLAFNDNIVRSEAVSKTDGLREGRILLKQEPPPSAIICALDLAALGLYEAAEELNLQIGRDLSVISYDGINEGAYARPGLTTYSVDHCTAGADLVDLLVEQLHGSTPETLRKLASAHLIERGSAGPYIAG, via the coding sequence ATGCGTTGCACCATTAGCGATGTCGCAAAAGCATTGGGCCTATCCAAAAGCACTGTTTCGAGGGCTTTGAATGGATATCCCGACATTTCGGAAGCCACACGGGACAAGGTCAGGCAAACCTCTGAACATATGGGTTACAAGCCAATGGTTCAGGCCCAGGCGATCCGGACCGGCCTGGTGCGGTCACTTGGTGTGATATTCAATTCCGAGGGGAGTTATGGCTACCGCACTTACCTCACTGAACTGATCGATGGAATTTCAAGGCGGGCGTATGATCATCATTGGACGGTGACCGTGACGACCGCGCCGGATATGCAAGGCACTCTGGAGATGATGGAGCGTCTGTGTGAGGAAAAAGTCGTCGACGGTTTCATCCTGCCCAGAACAAAAGCGAAGGATCCGCGGGTCAAATATTTGCAGCATGCGAAAGTGCCTTTCACAATGTACGGTCGCGTGGAAGACACACAAGGCTGTAGCTGGTTCGACATTGATGGCGAGCGCGCCATGCATGAAGCCGTGAAGACACTCGCCGCGTTAGGGCACACGCGCATCGGCTTTATCAACGGCCTCAGCAGCTACATGTATGCGCGACTAAGGCTCGAAGGGTATAAAGCCGGGCTTGAGGAGGCGGGTTTGGCATTCAATGACAATATTGTTCGCAGTGAAGCTGTTTCCAAGACGGACGGATTAAGAGAGGGGCGCATTCTGCTAAAGCAAGAGCCCCCTCCAAGCGCCATTATCTGTGCATTGGACTTGGCTGCTCTGGGTCTCTATGAGGCAGCCGAAGAGCTAAATCTTCAAATTGGTCGCGACCTGTCGGTGATTTCCTATGATGGCATCAATGAAGGCGCATATGCCAGACCGGGACTGACCACCTACTCCGTCGATCATTGCACTGCAGGAGCAGATCTGGTTGATCTTCTTGTCGAGCAACTGCACGGATCTACACCAGAGACTCTTCGAAAACTTGCCAGTGCCCATCTCATAGAGCGAGGGTCTGCAGGACCCTATATTGCAGGTTAG
- a CDS encoding methyl-accepting chemotaxis protein, which yields MSSLSTNPGLGTGTDHPSSEPGSNKSRSFLSRFKVGSRIYAGFAAVLVLLVCLASFSIISFSNQKLSFSSYSDISEDALLVNNLEGAVLASQLSLKEFYATSDDAEKAEFGKRYNDIMTLMDKANEEIHNPTRVALLDKIRLSLANYKAGFDRVVELADQRNELVYKRLGVAETNIRKNLSDIREGAFAANDYEAASFAGTAQEHLLLARLYVMKFLDDNTQESIDRTLSELSTLDGALTELDASLQNPQRRALLSQVQKNLPDYLQGVKDLNKTILARNSIRDGDLRSDATAIMEASEAIAASADQDQQKLQESVNASLNTAEYLMVIVSAIAFVAGLAAAFFIARGITKPVLSLTSAMGRLANQDYSTVVPGGERGDELGQMARAVDVFKKNGIRAQELEAEQHEREQRAEAEKRKLMMDMAEEFDTQIGTIVNSVSAASEQLNTSAKLMSDVAVETERQATEASAASQQTSSNVQTVATATEEMNSTISEISVQVGNASKASIDAVEKVGATNVQMSTLAETSSKIGAVVEMISQIAEQTNLLALNATIESARAGEAGKGFAVVAAEVKDLAGQTAKATEEIAQQIGEVQSATNQASISMQGVSHAIQQVNEISAAIASAMEEQTAATGEISSSVHQAAQGTEVVNANVLAVSKASEEAGAASGQVMSAAAELGQQSATLKTEVDKFIAQVRAG from the coding sequence ATGTCTAGTCTTTCTACGAATCCCGGCCTTGGAACTGGGACGGATCATCCCTCTAGTGAACCAGGTTCGAATAAATCGAGATCTTTCTTGTCTCGATTTAAAGTCGGTTCACGGATTTATGCAGGCTTTGCGGCTGTTCTGGTCCTGCTTGTTTGTCTTGCTAGCTTTTCAATCATTTCATTCAGCAATCAGAAGCTAAGCTTTTCAAGCTACAGCGATATATCTGAAGACGCTTTGCTGGTCAACAATCTCGAGGGAGCAGTCTTAGCTTCGCAGTTGTCTTTGAAAGAGTTTTATGCGACCTCTGATGACGCCGAAAAGGCTGAGTTCGGCAAACGCTACAACGACATTATGACGTTGATGGATAAGGCGAACGAAGAAATCCATAACCCCACACGCGTTGCTCTGCTCGACAAAATTCGTTTGTCTCTCGCTAACTATAAGGCCGGCTTTGATCGAGTGGTTGAGTTGGCTGATCAGCGCAACGAACTCGTTTATAAAAGATTGGGTGTGGCTGAAACTAATATTCGCAAGAATCTTTCGGATATTCGCGAGGGTGCGTTTGCTGCAAATGACTACGAGGCAGCCAGTTTTGCCGGCACGGCACAAGAGCATTTGCTGCTCGCTAGACTGTATGTCATGAAATTCCTTGATGACAACACGCAAGAGTCGATTGATCGCACCTTGTCAGAGCTTTCCACTCTAGATGGCGCGTTGACTGAGCTTGATGCAAGCCTTCAGAATCCTCAACGTCGCGCTTTATTGTCGCAAGTGCAAAAGAACCTTCCAGACTATCTTCAGGGCGTAAAGGATCTGAACAAGACAATCCTTGCGCGCAATTCAATCCGGGATGGGGATCTGAGGTCAGACGCAACGGCTATAATGGAAGCGTCCGAAGCAATTGCTGCATCAGCCGATCAGGACCAACAAAAACTGCAAGAAAGCGTCAATGCCAGTCTCAATACAGCTGAGTATTTGATGGTCATCGTTAGCGCCATTGCCTTTGTGGCAGGTCTCGCGGCTGCCTTCTTCATTGCCCGGGGCATCACCAAACCGGTCCTTAGCTTGACCAGTGCAATGGGGCGGCTCGCCAATCAGGATTATTCCACCGTCGTTCCAGGTGGCGAAAGAGGGGACGAGCTTGGGCAGATGGCTCGGGCGGTTGATGTCTTTAAGAAAAATGGCATACGGGCTCAAGAGCTCGAAGCCGAGCAGCACGAGCGGGAACAACGGGCTGAAGCAGAAAAACGCAAATTGATGATGGATATGGCCGAAGAGTTTGATACTCAGATTGGCACCATTGTCAATTCCGTTTCGGCTGCATCCGAGCAATTGAATACGAGTGCAAAACTGATGTCCGATGTGGCCGTTGAGACCGAGCGTCAAGCGACCGAGGCTTCGGCTGCCTCCCAGCAAACCTCCAGCAATGTCCAGACAGTTGCAACCGCAACAGAGGAAATGAACAGCACGATTTCTGAGATTTCCGTACAAGTGGGCAACGCATCGAAAGCTTCAATCGACGCGGTAGAAAAGGTCGGCGCAACCAACGTGCAAATGTCCACTTTGGCGGAAACCTCTTCCAAAATTGGTGCCGTCGTTGAGATGATTTCCCAGATCGCAGAGCAAACCAACCTTTTGGCACTCAACGCGACGATTGAATCTGCCCGAGCCGGGGAAGCAGGCAAAGGGTTCGCCGTGGTTGCCGCCGAAGTGAAGGATCTGGCGGGTCAAACCGCAAAGGCAACGGAGGAAATTGCCCAGCAGATCGGTGAGGTTCAGTCAGCAACCAATCAGGCTTCTATCTCAATGCAAGGCGTCAGCCATGCCATTCAGCAAGTGAATGAAATATCTGCGGCCATTGCATCAGCGATGGAAGAACAGACCGCCGCCACCGGCGAGATCTCCAGCAGCGTGCATCAAGCCGCGCAGGGGACTGAAGTCGTTAACGCCAATGTGTTGGCCGTGTCGAAAGCCTCTGAAGAGGCCGGGGCGGCTTCTGGACAGGTGATGTCGGCAGCCGCGGAGCTTGGGCAGCAGTCCGCTACATTGAAGACTGAGGTCGACAAGTTCATTGCTCAGGTCCGCGCAGGATAA
- a CDS encoding GGDEF domain-containing protein: MEYGRNFTKAVEKFRNLSLRNWLTLGMCIVLLPFASTSFYGYKLYHDEISTTFENTIHAQNRMLLPLERIQDIFWNISDEINNSSQEGGGGDRLSFEASAKAVQTQLSDMRSAITENSRYEHILRGVQLHWDKVLKVAPGVIRSAPNSVDAKLRIFESEISQAGRQLGQLAEQLRLESEVAHRSTLNAIKRFETVALLAVFLAIGFAVVTIYTIDRVLMNSTDKLVEGAMRVASGDREQEILVTVPPELASVANAFNSMTRQIVIQEAQLQSAARLDGMTGLKNRREFDLRMAEQIDATGTQAGSVALLMIDVDHFKKFNDTHGHLAGDDALRLVAKVLAAEARETDEVFRYGGEEFTVLLSDIQKDQVLQAAERIRSKVAETQIPLPNGEHGTVTISIGVKEFASGLSFNDIVGQADKALYQAKASGRNKVIMAKSDAVNS, from the coding sequence ATGGAATATGGAAGAAATTTTACAAAGGCAGTAGAGAAATTTCGAAACTTGTCTCTTAGAAACTGGTTGACGCTTGGGATGTGTATCGTGCTGTTGCCGTTCGCGAGCACCTCATTTTATGGCTACAAGCTTTACCACGACGAAATATCAACGACTTTTGAGAATACTATTCACGCCCAGAACCGCATGCTGCTTCCGTTAGAGCGGATCCAAGACATTTTTTGGAATATCTCAGACGAGATCAACAACTCTTCGCAAGAAGGTGGAGGCGGCGACAGACTGTCTTTTGAAGCCTCGGCTAAAGCCGTACAGACGCAACTGTCGGACATGAGGTCTGCGATTACGGAAAACAGTCGCTATGAACACATCCTTCGCGGTGTGCAGTTGCACTGGGACAAGGTCCTTAAAGTGGCGCCCGGTGTTATCAGAAGCGCACCAAACTCGGTAGATGCCAAGCTGCGGATCTTTGAAAGCGAGATTTCTCAGGCGGGGCGACAACTCGGCCAACTTGCAGAACAACTCCGATTGGAAAGCGAAGTGGCGCATCGAAGCACTTTGAACGCCATCAAAAGGTTTGAGACCGTTGCCCTGTTGGCCGTTTTTCTGGCAATCGGATTTGCCGTTGTTACCATATACACGATTGATCGTGTGCTGATGAACAGCACAGACAAACTCGTAGAGGGGGCGATGCGAGTGGCCTCCGGAGACCGAGAGCAGGAGATTCTGGTCACGGTACCACCTGAATTGGCATCAGTTGCCAACGCGTTCAACTCGATGACACGGCAAATTGTGATCCAGGAAGCCCAGCTGCAATCAGCGGCGCGGCTTGATGGTATGACTGGCTTGAAGAATCGGCGCGAATTTGATCTCAGAATGGCCGAGCAAATCGACGCGACCGGCACCCAAGCTGGTTCTGTTGCTCTTCTGATGATTGATGTTGATCATTTCAAGAAGTTCAACGACACGCATGGGCACTTGGCTGGAGATGATGCCCTGCGCCTTGTTGCCAAGGTTCTGGCCGCTGAAGCCAGAGAGACAGATGAAGTCTTTCGCTATGGCGGTGAGGAATTCACAGTGCTTCTTTCCGATATCCAGAAGGATCAGGTTCTTCAGGCGGCCGAGAGAATTCGCAGCAAAGTTGCGGAGACGCAGATCCCTTTGCCCAACGGAGAACATGGGACGGTTACGATTAGCATCGGCGTCAAGGAATTTGCCAGTGGGCTGTCTTTCAATGACATCGTAGGGCAGGCAGACAAGGCACTTTATCAGGCGAAGGCCTCTGGAAGGAACAAGGTCATTATGGCCAAGTCCGACGCCGTGAACTCATGA
- a CDS encoding ROK family transcriptional regulator: MQNEKVISLRSGFNQSGVRDYNERLILSMIQRHGAMPGIELSRYVGLSTQTVSVILRKLERDGLLMRGQPIRGKVGKPSIPMALAPEGVLSFGLKIGRRSADLLLLDFTGAVCQQASIAFDYPLPDAIFRFLDESITAILGSLDPAMQSRVCGIGIAAPFELWRWHDLAGAPADKFRLWKDISFAAEVARFSDLPVFALNDATAACQAEHLYGEDKSFEDYAYFFIGSFIGGGVVINNTVFEGHQGNAGALGSMRSTGPSGESRQLIDVASIHLLEARLIEAGLNPRLLWQEPQDWEAIARYVDPWLGQTAQELAKAALSVCSVIDFEAIVIDGAFPSSVRKELVSRVRRYLVNQDTRGLIVPRIEAGSVGSNARAIGAASNPIFRQLLLNSYSSSSLA, translated from the coding sequence ATGCAAAACGAGAAAGTCATATCCCTTAGAAGCGGCTTCAATCAGAGCGGTGTTCGCGATTATAACGAGCGGCTGATTCTGTCGATGATTCAGAGGCATGGAGCCATGCCTGGGATCGAGTTGTCACGCTATGTGGGCCTGTCGACACAAACTGTCTCAGTTATTCTGCGTAAGCTGGAACGAGATGGTTTGCTGATGCGCGGCCAACCCATCCGGGGCAAGGTTGGTAAACCCTCCATCCCGATGGCGTTGGCTCCGGAAGGGGTCCTTTCCTTCGGGCTGAAGATTGGACGCCGCAGCGCTGACCTCTTGTTGCTGGACTTCACCGGGGCTGTTTGCCAGCAAGCCAGCATTGCTTTCGACTATCCCCTGCCCGACGCGATCTTCCGCTTTCTTGATGAGTCAATAACCGCCATTCTTGGCTCCCTTGATCCGGCCATGCAGAGCCGCGTGTGCGGCATTGGCATCGCGGCTCCCTTTGAACTCTGGCGCTGGCACGATCTCGCAGGGGCTCCCGCCGACAAGTTCCGCTTATGGAAGGACATCAGCTTTGCCGCTGAGGTTGCTCGCTTTAGTGACCTGCCGGTCTTTGCCCTCAACGACGCAACCGCTGCCTGTCAGGCCGAGCACCTTTATGGGGAAGACAAGTCTTTCGAGGACTATGCCTATTTCTTCATCGGGTCTTTCATTGGCGGCGGGGTGGTGATCAACAACACGGTGTTCGAGGGTCATCAGGGCAACGCCGGGGCACTGGGGTCCATGCGCAGCACGGGGCCGTCGGGGGAAAGTCGGCAGTTGATTGATGTTGCCTCTATCCATCTTCTCGAAGCACGGCTGATTGAGGCTGGTCTCAATCCGCGGCTTCTGTGGCAGGAGCCGCAGGATTGGGAGGCTATCGCCCGCTATGTCGACCCGTGGCTCGGGCAAACCGCGCAGGAACTGGCCAAGGCGGCGCTTTCCGTCTGCTCGGTGATTGATTTTGAGGCCATCGTGATTGATGGCGCCTTCCCTTCGTCTGTGCGGAAAGAACTGGTCAGTCGTGTTCGGCGCTATCTGGTCAATCAGGACACACGCGGCCTCATTGTCCCGCGCATTGAAGCTGGAAGCGTCGGCAGTAACGCGCGGGCGATTGGTGCGGCCAGCAACCCGATCTTCCGGCAACTGCTGCTCAACTCCTACTCAAGCTCATCTTTGGCGTAA